The Alcaligenes aquatilis genome contains the following window.
CGGCAAGGATCAGGTCTCCATGTTTGAACTGACCAAACTGGTCAGCGCTCACCTGAAATAAGCGCGGGGTGCTCAGGCACCTTTGGCAGTATCGGGCCGCGTCGCTGAGCTTTCAGCTGCGGCCCTTTTTCATGTGTCATCATCAAGCCTTCGCATCTTCATATCGATGTCAATCTCTACTGCTCCCGATCAAACCCCACGTGTTTTATGCTGGTTGCGCCGCGATCTTCGCCTGCACGACCACGCGGCCTTGCACCACGCCCTGAAAAGCGGTTTGCCTGTGGCCTGTGTGTTTATCTTTGACTGCACAATCCTGGACTCCTTGCCTGCCGACGATGTACGGCTGGCTTTTATACATGACAGTCTGCTGCAGGTGCAGGAACAACTGCACCAATATGGCAGTGAACTGATCACGGCTCACGGTGACCCAGTACAGAAAATTCCCGAGTTGGCAAACCGCCTGAATGCGAAGGCGGTCTATGCCAATGAAGACTACGAACCTGCGGCCATGGCACGAGATCAGACTGTCAGTCATACCCTGTCTGGCCAAGGCATGGAACTAAAGCTATTCAAGGACCAGGTCATCTTTGCGCGGGATGAAATCCTGACACAGCAAAGACAACCGTATACGGTTTTTACACCTTACAAGCGGAACTGGCTGGCGCGTATTCAATCGGAGGATGCACAAGCCTATGACTGCTCGCAAGGAGAATGGGCCGCCCTGCCAGAGCAAACCCTACCTGACTTGGAAGAATTGGGTTTTCAGGAAAAATCTCGCGCGAAACTGCTCAGTCCCGCCGGTTGGCAAGGCGCCCAGACATTGCTGGAACAATTTGAGCCCAGAATCCATGCCTATCATGAACGCCGGGACTTTCCGGCCAAACGAGGCGTGTCCTATTTAGCCCCCCATCTGCGCTTTGGAACACTATCCATACGCCAAGCCGTATCTCTGGCTTGGCCCAGCGACTCCGATGGCGCGGCCACCTGGCTGAGCGAACTGATCTGGCGAGAGTTCTACCAGCAGTTCCTATGGCATCACCCAGAAACGGCGACAGAGAGCTTCAAGCCGGCCTACAAGGACCTGCCCTTCCCTAATTGCGAAGACTGGTTTCAGGCCTGGAAAGACGGCCAGACCGGCTATCCAATTGTTGATGCCGCCATGCGTCAATTGAACCAGTCAGGCTATATGCACAACCGGCTGCGCATGATAAGTGCGTCCTTTCTGGTAAAAGACTTGCTGATAGACTGGCGATGGGGGGAGCAATATTTTGCCCAGAAGCTGCTTGATTACGATATGGCTTCTAACGTGGGGGGCTGGCAATGGGCCGCTTCCACCGGATGCGATGCGCAGCCTTACTTTCGCATCTTTAACCCCATCACCCAATCGCGTAAATTTGATCCAGACGGACAGTTCATACGTCGATATGTGCCCGAACTGGCGTCGCTGGACAAACAAGCTATTCACGCGCCTTGGCAGGCCAAGCAGCTCCCTATCGAATTCAGGTCAGGGAAAGACTACCCGGCCCCCATCGTAGACCATGACACACAACGGCATCTTGCTTTGGCCTTATTCAAGCAAGCAGGAGAGCAAGAACAAGCGGATTGAAATACCTTAAGGATAGTTATGTCAGATAGCTTCAAGCGACCTTCTCCGATCAGTACCTCCGTATTACTACAAAACCTGCAAGCCGCTCATCCCCAAGCACAAGTGGCCGTTCTGGATTTCAGCGCAGACCATGCCGAAATCAGCTTGGCTCATCAAGGCGCCCCTGTACATACGGAGCACTTCCCGGAACTTAGCGCAGTCCAGCTGTTGGCCAATTGTTTTTCAGACTCAAGCTCACGCCAGGCGCAGTTGGAGCATGCCATTGAAGTCGTCGAAGACGCCATCATGCCGGCCAGTCTGGATCTACGCCAGTTCACGGTATTTGCCACGGCTGAATATGCAGAAGAACTACATGCTTGGCTCCATACAGCTCAAGGCAATGAACAGCACATCATCAATCGGGACATGATCGACGATCTGTTCACCCTTTATGCCGCCGCCAGCCAAGGGGCCGTCAGTCTGAAAATGATCAACGCTAACTCTTTGGAAAATATCCATCAGCTAGTCAACAATCAAAACCTGGGTATATA
Protein-coding sequences here:
- a CDS encoding cryptochrome/photolyase family protein; the protein is MSISTAPDQTPRVLCWLRRDLRLHDHAALHHALKSGLPVACVFIFDCTILDSLPADDVRLAFIHDSLLQVQEQLHQYGSELITAHGDPVQKIPELANRLNAKAVYANEDYEPAAMARDQTVSHTLSGQGMELKLFKDQVIFARDEILTQQRQPYTVFTPYKRNWLARIQSEDAQAYDCSQGEWAALPEQTLPDLEELGFQEKSRAKLLSPAGWQGAQTLLEQFEPRIHAYHERRDFPAKRGVSYLAPHLRFGTLSIRQAVSLAWPSDSDGAATWLSELIWREFYQQFLWHHPETATESFKPAYKDLPFPNCEDWFQAWKDGQTGYPIVDAAMRQLNQSGYMHNRLRMISASFLVKDLLIDWRWGEQYFAQKLLDYDMASNVGGWQWAASTGCDAQPYFRIFNPITQSRKFDPDGQFIRRYVPELASLDKQAIHAPWQAKQLPIEFRSGKDYPAPIVDHDTQRHLALALFKQAGEQEQAD